The stretch of DNA CGTGGTTGGACATCCGGGACCTCCAAGGGAGGGACCTCATGAACCCGTGCCTCCAGCTTCTCACCACGCTCAGGTGAGTCAAAGCGGATGGCCGGGCCGCGGACCGGCCGAGGCGCGTGGTCGGTCGGCCGTCCGCGGGGTGCCACACCGGCCCTGCTCGCACCACCCACCCCACCCGCTCCATATAATTTTGCAGATCCTGCACCTTTGCATACTATGCAACATGTGACGAGCAAGGGCGGGGCGCCGGGACTTCGCGAGCGCAAGAAGCAGGCCACGCGAACGGCCCTGGCCGAGGCGGCCGTACGGCTGGCGGCGGAACACGGGGCGGAGAACGTCACCGTGGAAGCCATCAGTGAGGCCGCGGGAGTCTCGCCGCGTACCTTTTTCAACTACTTCAACAGCCATGACGACGCGTTCGTCATGGTCGACCCCGACGTCAGTGTGCGGGTCAGGCGGGCATTGCTCAAAGCGCCCGTCGGTCTCGCCCCGCTCGACGTGCTCTGTGAGGCGATGGTCACCGAACTGGTGGACATCGAGAAGCGCCAGGAGCTGTGGTATCTCAGGAGCAGGGTGCTCCAGCGCTCCCCGCATCTGCTCGTACGCGGTCTCGGAGCGCACATGGCCGACGAGTTGGACCTCGCCCGCGCCATAGCGGAACGGCTCGGCGAGGCACCGGCGACCGCTCCGTACGAGAACGAGAACGACAACGCGGGCGGGAACGGCAGGGCGGTGGGTTCCGTCGACGGTTGCCCGCCGTCCGCCGACCCGGTCGCCGTCGGCCTCATGTCCCCGGAACTCGGTCTCTACCCCCGGCTGCTCGCCGCCGTGGCGCACACCGCCGTCCGCGTCTCCGTCGAGTACTGGTGCGCCCAGTCGGGCGCCGAGACCTTCCCTACCGTCTTCCGGCGGGTGTTCTCGCACCTGTCGGCCGGACTTCCGCTGCCCCCCGGGGCCGCCGCGGACACGGGGCCGAGCGCATCGGCGACCGTCCGCTCCCTGCCGTGCGCCGCAGGGGCTTCCGGCGAGTGAGCCCGGCCTTCCGGGCGCCTCCCCCTTCGTATCCAGATTCAGCAATCCGCACCGCGGATCACCCAAGAAGGACACCGTGACTGCAACAGAGGCGCCCGACCAGGCGCCGACCACCATGAACAACCGGCAGATACTTCAGGCGATGTCCGGCCTGATGGCCGGAATGTTCGTCGCCATCCTCGCCGGGACCATCGTCTCCAACGCGCTGCCCCGCATCATCGCCGACCTGGGCGCGAGCCAGTCCTCGTACACCTGGGTCGTCACCTCGGAACTGCTCGCCATGACCGCGACGGTTCCGCTCTGGGGCAAGCTGTCCGACCTGTTCAACAAGAAGCTGCTGCTACAGCTCTCCCTCAGCCTCTTCGTCGTGGGCTCGCTGGTCGCGGGCTTCTCCCAGGGTGTCGTCACGCTGATCATCAGCCGCGTCATCCAGGGCATCGGCGCCGGTGGTCTCACCGCCCTCGCCCAGGTGGTCATGGCCGCGGTCATCCCGCCGCGCAGGCTCGGCAAGTACGCCGGTATCTTCGGTGCCGTCTTCGCCGTCGGCACCGTCGCGGGGCCGCTCGTCGGCGGTGTGCTGGTCGACACCTCGTGGCTGGGCTGGCGTTGGTGCTTCTTCGTCGGTATTCCGTTCGCGCTGCTCGGCATCGTGCTCCTGCAACGCACCCTGAAGCTGCCGACGGTGCGCCGCAAGGTGCAGATCGACTTCCTCGGTGCCTTCCTGATCGTCGCGGGTATCTGCGCGCTCCTGATCTGGACCTCTCTCGCGGGCAACTCCTTCGACTGGGCCTCCTGGCAGACCGCTGTCCTGGTGATCCTCGGTGTCGTCCTGCTCGTCGCCGCGGTGTTCGTGGAGTCCAAGGCCGCCGAGCCGATCATCCCGCTGGACATCTTCCGCAACCGCACGGTCGCCCTGACCACGCTCGCCAGCTTCTTCGTCGGCATCGCGATGTTCGCGGGTACCGTCTTCCTCTCCCAGTACTTCCAGGTCTCCCTCGGCAAGACCCCGACCGTCGCCGGTCTGATGAGTCTTCCGATGATCGGTGGTCTGCTGGTCTCGTCCACCGTGGCGGGTCAGATCATCAGCGCCACCGGCAAGTGGAAGGTCTACCTCGTCTCCGGTGCGGTCATCATGACGGCGGGCCTCGGCATGCTGTCGACCATCGGCGCCGACACCCACTTCGGACTGCTCAGCGTCTACATGGCCGTCATGGGCATCGGCGTCGGCATGCTGATGCAGAACCTGGTCCTCGCCGCGCAGAACGATGTGCCCGCCCATGAACTCGGCGCGGCCACCTCGACCCTGTCCTTCTTCCGTAGCCTCGGCGGCACCATCGGCACCAGCGTGCTCGGAGCCATCCTCGCCAACCGCGTGGCCAGCGAGATGACCAAGGGGCTGAAGGAGGCCGGGATTCCGGCCGGCGGCTCGGGCGGCGGTGGCGGCGGCGCGGTCCCCGACATGACCAAGCTCCCCGCACCGATGCGCGAGATCGTCGAGCACGCCTACGGAGTGGCCACGGGCGACCTCTTCCTCATCGCCACCCCGTTCGCGTTCCTCGCCCTGATCGCGGTGGTCTTCATCAAGGAGAAGCCGCTCAAGACCACCAGTGGTATGGAGCGCCTTGCCGAGGAGGGCCTGGGCGGCGAGGCCGTCCAGGTCGACGCCCCGCAGGACGCGACTTCGGTCGACGCTCTCGCCAAGGCCACGTCCACGTCCGCGTCGACGCCCTCCGCGTCGGCCACGTCGTCGTCCGTGGACTGACCTCCGTACCGATCCGAGCGCTGTCCGCAGCGGACCTCAACGGCCGGTGGCCGTACCGGAGTTCATCCGGTACGACCACCGGCCGTCCGTGTTGCCCCGCCCCGCTCCACGCCGGGTGGCCGATGGA from Streptomyces tsukubensis encodes:
- a CDS encoding TetR/AcrR family transcriptional regulator, with translation MQHVTSKGGAPGLRERKKQATRTALAEAAVRLAAEHGAENVTVEAISEAAGVSPRTFFNYFNSHDDAFVMVDPDVSVRVRRALLKAPVGLAPLDVLCEAMVTELVDIEKRQELWYLRSRVLQRSPHLLVRGLGAHMADELDLARAIAERLGEAPATAPYENENDNAGGNGRAVGSVDGCPPSADPVAVGLMSPELGLYPRLLAAVAHTAVRVSVEYWCAQSGAETFPTVFRRVFSHLSAGLPLPPGAAADTGPSASATVRSLPCAAGASGE
- a CDS encoding MDR family MFS transporter, which gives rise to MNNRQILQAMSGLMAGMFVAILAGTIVSNALPRIIADLGASQSSYTWVVTSELLAMTATVPLWGKLSDLFNKKLLLQLSLSLFVVGSLVAGFSQGVVTLIISRVIQGIGAGGLTALAQVVMAAVIPPRRLGKYAGIFGAVFAVGTVAGPLVGGVLVDTSWLGWRWCFFVGIPFALLGIVLLQRTLKLPTVRRKVQIDFLGAFLIVAGICALLIWTSLAGNSFDWASWQTAVLVILGVVLLVAAVFVESKAAEPIIPLDIFRNRTVALTTLASFFVGIAMFAGTVFLSQYFQVSLGKTPTVAGLMSLPMIGGLLVSSTVAGQIISATGKWKVYLVSGAVIMTAGLGMLSTIGADTHFGLLSVYMAVMGIGVGMLMQNLVLAAQNDVPAHELGAATSTLSFFRSLGGTIGTSVLGAILANRVASEMTKGLKEAGIPAGGSGGGGGGAVPDMTKLPAPMREIVEHAYGVATGDLFLIATPFAFLALIAVVFIKEKPLKTTSGMERLAEEGLGGEAVQVDAPQDATSVDALAKATSTSASTPSASATSSSVD